The DNA sequence CCGTGCACCTCAGCCGACTGCGGCGTCAGCGGCGCGCGGTTGGGCGATGAACGCCACCCCGTAGAAGCCCAGAACGAGCGCGGCGTAGCGCAGCCAGACGAGCGCGGAGAGCCACGGCCCGTCCGCGATGGCCCACGTCACGGCACCCAAGGGCAGCTGGACGTAGACCAGCGAGACGTGCATGACGCGCGACACCACGTCCCTCCCCGCGAGCGTCATTCCGATGAGCGCGAACGCGGCGTGACCCAGCATCCACTTGAGCTGGCTGAGCTGCGAACGCAGGAGGATCTCCTCGAGCGGCGGCGTCTCCCCGCCCTCGGCGGCGCGCAGCAGCGCGAGCAGGTGGTGGTTCTCGGCGAGGTCGAGCAGACCCGCCGCAACGCTCGCGCCCAACGCGAGCAGGTGGAGAGGGTGTGCGTCACGAGCGCCGAGGAAGCGGACGAAGAGCACCGTGGCGGCCACGTACGCCGTGATGAACAGGTCATCCACGGCGATGATGGCGCGCAAAGGCGTGGCGTCGCGTATCAACCAGGCGGCGTAGACGGCGGGCGGGTGGACCCACTCGAAGAGCTGCTGGCTGACGCCGGTCACCAGCGTCATGCCGCACAGCGCGACGAGCAACGAGCCAGAGGCGAGCGCCGAGCGCTGCAACGATGAGCTTGAGAGCGTGGTCATGCACGGATCGTGGCGGACCAGGTGCCACCCCCGCATGAACCTGGGTTTAGAACGTCGCAGGGGCGGTGCCCGGTGCATGCGCGCGGGGGGAGCATTGCGCCGCGCGCAACGCACGACCTGGTCGTGCGCGGCCCTGGTCGCGCTTGACCCGCCCCGCCCCGCGGTCTACTTCTTGAGAATGAATATCAATCTCACTGGCCACCGCGGATCGGCCGCGCGGCCGTGAGCTTGGCGCCATCATGACCACCACCACCAGCCCACGTCTCGGCCGCACTGCGCGGTCTCTCTCCAATGTGCTCCCCTGCTGGCTGCTCGCGCTCACGGCGGCGCTGGCTGCCAGCGCGTGCGGCTCGTCCCCAGAGGTGCTGCCCGGTCGCCGCCCGGAGGTGCTGGCGAACCTCGGCGCGAACGTGCTCCTGCCGAGCTACCGCACGCTGCAGGAGCGCACCAACGCGTTCGACACGGCCATCGCTGCGTACGCCGCGAGCGGGCTCGTGGCGGATCGGGACAGCGCGCGCGCGGCCTTCCTGGCGCTGATGGAGACGCTGATGGAGGTGGAGATGATGACCACTGGTCCGCTCGGCTCTGCCACGCTCACGCCCGGTGGCCAGGACCTGTTCGACGAGATCTACTCGTGGGCCGTGCTCCCCCTCAGCTACTGTGGCGTGGACCGCTTCCTGGCGGGTGATTCGTTCCAGGACGTCGCGGCGCTCGACACCGCCGCGCTGAACATCCGCGGCATGGGCGCCATCGACTACCTGCTGTTCGTCGAGACCACGGACAACGGATGCGAGGCGCTCGCGGAGATCAACACCGACGGAACGTGGGCGGCGCTGTCCGCCGACGCCGACGCGCTCGCGCAGCGCCGCGGTCAGATGGCGCGCGCCTTGAGCGCTCAGGTGAAGCAGCGCGTGGATCGGCTGGTGTCGGCGTGGGACGGCGGGTTCCTGCTGGAGCTCCAGGACCCCACCCGCGCGGGCGCGCTCTACCGCACGGCACAGGAGGGTCTGAACGCGATGGCCGACGCGTTGTTCGTGTTGGATCAGGTCACCAAGGACATGCGCCTCGGTCACGCGGCGGGCGTCGTCGACTGCGCGACCACAACGTGCCCCGAGGCGCTCGAGACCCTGTACGCGGGGGACAACAAGGAGCGCATCCTGCACAACCTGATCGGCTTCCGGTTGGTGTACACGGGTGGCACTGGGCTCGGCTTCGACGACCTGCTGGTCGACGTGGGCGCGGCGGAGTTCTCCGTGTCCATGCTGGCGGACATCGACGCCGCCATCGCGGCCGTCGGTCAGGTGGACGGCACGCTCGCCGAGGCGCTGGTGAACGACCTCGACGACGTGCGCGCGCTGTATGAAGCGATCCAACGCCTGGACACGGACCTCAAGACGACCTTCCTGGGCACCCTCTCGCTCGACCCGCCCAACCGCGCGGGCGCCGACAACGACTGACCATGGCGCCGCCGAGCGCCGTCACGCGCCTGCGCGAGCGCCTGGTCCGCGAGTTGGACATCGCCTCGCTGGCCGTGTTCCGTGTGCTGTTCTTCGGCCTGATGTGCATCTCCTCGGTGCGCTTCATGGCGGAGGGCTGGGTGGAGCGCTGCTTCGTGCTCCCGTCGTTCTTCTTCCACTACTGGGGCGCGAGCGGCGTGCAGGTGCTCAGCCCCAGCGCGATGATGGCGCTGCACGTCACCATGGCGGTGTCCGCCGCGCTCGCGTGCGTGGGGCTGTGCTACCGCCTCGCCGCCCCAGTGTTCCTGTGCAGCTTCGTGTACGTGGAGCTGTGCGACGTCAGCAACTACTTGAACCATTACTATCAAGCGGCGCTGCTGACGCTGCTGTTCGCCTTCGTCCCCGCGCACCGCGCGCTCTCGCTGGACGCCCGGCTGCGGCCGAAGCTGCGCCGCGCGACCGTCCCGGCGTGGTGCGTATACCTCCTGCGCTTCCAGGTGGGCGTGGTGTACGTCTTCGCGGGTCTCGCGAAGGCACAGCCGGACTGGCTGCTCCACGGTCAGCCCCTCGGCATCTGGCTCGCGGCGCGCCTCGAGACCCCGGTGCTGGGGCCCCTCTTCGCGTTGCCCATGACCCCGCTGCTCATGAGCTGGGCAGGCTTCCTGTTCGACAGCACCATCGTCGTGTGGCTCTCGTGGCGCCGCACGCGCGCCGCTGCGTACGTGGCCGTGATCGTGTTCCACGCGCTGACCCACGTGCTGTTCCACATCGGCATCTTCCCCTTCTTGATGATGCTCTCGGCGCCCATCTTCTTCGACCCCAGCTGGCCCCGATGGCTCGCGGCGCGCCTCGCCGCACCGCTGCGCACGCTCGGCGTCCGCACATCGTCAGCCCCAGGCTCCTCGCGTGGCGAAGATGCCTCCGCGACCCGCGACGATGCCGCAACGAGGGCTGGTGTCGGCGGCCCGGCTGCCCCGGGAGGCGCGGAGACGACCTCCGGTCCAGCAGTCCTCGCGCCCCTGGCGACGGCCGCGCTGTGCGCGTACGCGGCGCTGCAGGTGCTCCTCCCGCTGCGCACCCACCTCTACGGCGGCAACGTGCTCTGGCACGAGCAGGGCATGCGCTACTCCTTCCGCGTGATGGTCCGGAGCAAGACCGGCGCGGTCACGTATCGCGTCCGCGCCAGCGACCTGGTCAACGAGCAGATCGTCGAGCCCTGCCACTACCTGAACGCGCTCCAGGAGCGCGAGATGGCGGGCCAGCCCGACCTCATCTTGCAGCTTGCGCATCGCATCGCCGACGACTACCGGGCACGTGGACATCGCGACGTCGAGGTGCGCGCCGACGTGTTCGTGTCGCTCAACGGCCGCCCGCGGGCGCGCATGATCGACCCCGAGGCGGATCTCGCGTCCATCCCGGACGGCCTCGGGCCCGCGACGTACATCCTTCCGGCCCCGACCACCGCGCCCCTCGCCACGCACCGCGGCCGAGCGCACGCCGCCCGCTCTCTCTGACGACCGCTCGAGCACGAGAATCGCTCGGCACGGCGCGTACAGCTGTGCGAAGCTGCCGGCCGAGATGATCGTCTTCGACCGCATCACCTGGCTCCGCATCCTCTTCCGCTGGCACGGGAGCGCCATCCAGAAGGTGTGGCGTCGCGTGCTCTTCACGACGGCGCTGGCCGCCGCCGTGACCATCGCGCACCGCTACCACGACACGATGTTCCACGAGATGCTCACGCCCCTCCCGTTCACGCTGATCGGCGTGGCGCTCGGCATCTTCCTCGGCTTCCGCAACAACACCAGCTACGACCGCTTCTGGGAGGGTCGCAAGCTGTGGGGCGGCATCGTGAACGAAGCGCGCACCATGACGCGTCAGATCCTGACGCTGGTGGGGCCACAGGAGCAGGACGCCGAGTCGCTGGCGGTGCGCAAGGCGCTCGTCTACCGCACCATCGGGTACGTCCACGCCCTGCGGAAGCACCTGCGCGACGACCGCGACTTCGAGGAGCTGCGCCCCTTCCTGCCGGCCCCCGAGTTCGCCAAGCTCGAGCGCGAGCTGAACCCGCCGGTGGCCGTCCTGCAGCGCATGGGCGACGAGTTCAGGCGCTGCTGGAACCTGGGTTGGGTGCACCCCATGCACTTCCCGGCGCTCGAGAGCACGCTCACCAACTTCACGAACCTGCAGGGGGGCTGCGAGCGCATCAAGAGCACGCCCATCCCGTTCAGCTACAACATCCTCCTGCACCGCATCGTGGCGGTGTACTGCGTCTTCCTGCCCATCGGCATCATCGATCAGGTCGGCGTCGGGACGCCCGCGGTGGTCGCGCTGGTCTCGTACGCGTTCTTCGGGTTGGACGCGGTCGGCGAGGAGATCGAGAACCCCTTCGGGCTGGACGCCAACGACCTGCCTCTGTCCGCCATCACGCGCATGATCGAGGTGAACCTGCGCCAGCGCCTGGGCGAGACGGACCTGCCCCCGCTGCGCAAGCCAGACGAGCGCCACGTGCTGATCTGACTCACGGTGCACCCCGTGGGCGCGCCGCCCAGCGTGATCGGACACGCGCCGTGCGGCCCGGTCCCGCCGCCGACCCAGCTGAGACGCGCCGGGGACCACAGCGCTCCCACGCCGCCCCGCTCACGGACGTGTCGCAGACAGCAGCGCGTCCACCGCGGCCTGGGCAGTCGCGAGCCGCTCGTCCCAGGCCCCCCGCAGCACGACGAACGCACGCCCGCGCGCCTCGAGCTCGGCCCGGCAACGGTCGAAGAAGCGCTGCCGGGTGTGCGGCAGGAACCGCTGGGGGTCCGGGACGAACGGCACGTCCGGCGCGGTCAGCAGCGTGAGGTCGTAGCGGGCCGTGTCCGCGCGTTCGGCGACCTCGGCCGGCACCGTGCCCACCAGCTCGTGGGCGTAGAGCGCGGTGGTGAGCGCGTCGGAGTCGCACACCAGCACCTTCCGGGCCTCGCGCGCGAGCGCCTCTTCGGACGCCGCCTGTCCGCGCGCGATGTGGACGAAGTCGTCCGGGACGAGCGGCGGCGGCTCGGTGGACGCCAGCGCCCCTCCGGGCGCCACACGTGGCTGCGCGAGGTAGGCGCGTGCGTACTCGGGCACCCACGCTGTGTCGAAGCTGCGGGCGAGGGTGCGCGCCAGCGTCGTCTTCCCCGTCGACTCGGGGCCCACGAGACACACGCGCCTGACGAAGTACGGACGGACCACACGCGGCAGGGCGCCCCACGCCGCGAGTGGGTCCGCGCGCACGGCGCTGCCGCTCAGGCCGAGCGCGCTGCGATCGATGTCCACCGGCACGAAGCGAGCGCCGAGCTCCTGCGCCAGCCGCGCGCCGTAGGGCTCGGAGGCGAACACGAGGTCGACGGGTTCCGGCAGGACCCGGCGCAGGCTCGCACGCCAGATGCTCCAGAACTCGGGGTGCTCGCTCGGGTCCTGGGGGTTCTCGTCGCGCAGGTGATGGACGTGGGCCTGCGGGACCAACTCGCACATCCACGCGTGCCGTAGCCCGCCTGGGATGGTCTCGCGCGCGAGGGTTCCGACGACGACGTGCAGGCGCTCGACGTGAGCGGCCGCGAACTCGCACAGGTACACGTGCCCACGATGCGGCGGGTAGAACTTGCCGAGGACCAGCCCGACGCCCGTCCTCACGCGAGCGCGCTCCGTACGTACCGGCGCAGCATCCGCTCGTCGGGCTCGGGGGGTTCGAGGCTCGTGCCGAAGAGTGCGCGTCGAGAGTCCAAGAGAGAGAAGTGTGTACCGGTCGCCGCGAACAGGTCGAGCGCAGGATCTTCGGCGGCTCCACCACGACCGAGGCGCCCCAGCGACAGGGCCGCCAACACGGCGTCGCCGCTCGCGTCCGCGCTCTCCGCGGCCCGGGCGCACAGCTCGGGCCACGAACAGGTCTCGAGCACCACGCCCTCGAGGCGCATGGCCCGCAGCAACCGGGCCAACGACACCGAGCGTGCGGCCGCGACGTGGTACGTGCCTCCAACGCCGTGGCGCAGGTCGTGCGTGAGCAGCGCAAGCGAGGCGCGTGCCGCGTGGTCGACAGGGGTCGCATCGAACCGCAACGAAGTCAGCTCCTCCAGCGTGGCATGTGGACGTGCGCCCAGCGCAGCGAGGCCACGGATGACGCGAGCCAAGTGACCGCGTGCCACGCCTCGCCCTACGTGGTCCTCGGAGAGCAGGCCGAGTCGCACGACCGTGGTGCGCGTGGAGCAAGGGTCGACGGTGCGCAGCAAGCGCTCGGCCGCCCACTTGCTGGCTGCATAGTGGCTCGCGAAGCCGGCGACGTCGCCCAGGTCGTCACCTTCCATGCAGCGCTCTGGCCGCGGCGCCGCGTCCGTGAAGATGGAGAGCGTCGACACGTGGAGCAACGCCTTCGGCCGCGCCGCGAGCGTGAACTGCAGGACGTGTCGCGTGCCATCGACGTTGACCTGCATCAGCGTCCTGCCGATGCTCGCCGCGTTCAGCTGGGCGGCGAGGTGCAGCACCACGCCAACGTCCCGCGCGAGCTGGGCGTACGCGTCGACGGCGAGACCGAGCATCGGATCCATCACGTCTCCCAGCAGCCACGAGACCGGCGCCTGGTCGTCCTGCGCCGAGCCGGACCTGCCCGGCGTAGGGACGGGCTTCCGCGCTCCGAGGACGCGCTGCGGCGCTCCCCCCGCGGCCGGCCCGTCAGCGAGGTCCTCCTCCGCGCTCACGGGCGCCGCCGGGCGGCGCACCAAACAGTGGACGCGTCCCTCGCGGCCCACTGCGGCGCGCAGCGGCTCGAGCAGGGCGCCCCCCAACGTGCCCGTCGCGCCCGTGAGGAGCACGTGCGCGCCCCGTAGAGACGCCGGTGCCGCGTGACCGTACGTCCCGCTCGTGCGACGCGCAATCGCCACGGCGCGGACGCCCTCGGACACCGCTGCCTCGAGGGTCGCGCGCGCGCACGACCCGACCGTGTCCGAAGCGCGGAGTTCGCACACGCCGCGCGGCGTTCGACCACGCGCGACGTCCGCCACGGACACCGCGAGACCTCCCGCCTCCGCGCGGGCGACGACCTCGAGCGCACGCAGCGAGTCTCCTCCGTGCGCGTAGAAGTCGTCGTCCGGTGAGAGGGGCGCACGTCCCAGCGCCGCTCCCATGAGGGCCGCGAGCAGCGCCGCGCGCCCGTCCGAGGGCCGGGACCCGGGCACCTCGGGCTCGCTTCGCGTGGGTGCGCAGGCAGGAGCCCTCCGCTGGGCCGCGCGCATCGTCGACGCCACAGCACGCGCGCTCGCACGGTCGTGGGCGACCTTGCCGTTCGCCGTCCGTGGGAGCGCAGCGACGACCTTCACCCGGTCGGGCACCAGCGACGGCGGGAGCGCCTCGCGCAGTCCGGCGAGCAGCTGCGCCTCCAGCTCGCGGGGAGCGACCTGCGCCGCGGTCGGGTGGCGTTCCACCGTGGCGACCAGCTGTTCGTCCGCATCGAGCGACACCGTCGCGGCGGCGACGGGCCCCGCGCCGAGCAGCGCCGCCTCGACGTGCTCGGGCGCGACGAGCTGTCCGCGGCGCTTGAGCTGTCGGTCGACGCGCCCCAGGAACTCCCACGCGCCCGAGGGCGTGCGACACACGCGGTCACCGGTGCAGAAGGCGCGCACAGGCCCATCCCGGAAGCGCTCACGGGTCTGTGCCTCGTCCCCGAGGTAGCCGTAGGCAACGCCAGGCCCCTCGACCACCAGCTCGCCCTCCCACCCGTGCGGCCCGGGTGTTCCTCCGTCACGCAACGAATAACGGATCCCGGCGATGGGGTGCCCGATGAACGGCCGGCTCCAGTCTGAACCACAGCGCGCGATACTGGTGCAGATGGTCGCCTCACTCGGACCATAGACGTTGAAGAGCGCGACGTGCGGTGCGAGGCGGCGTACGTCGCGCGCGGGTGGCACCTCGCCACCGACCACGACCGTCGTGAGCGACGGCGGCAGAGCGCGCTCGTCGAGCGAGCTGAGGTACGCGGGCGGTAGGTCCACATACGTGACGTGGTGCCGTGCGAGAGTCTGCCCCAGACGTCCCGGCGCGCACGCCACCTCGTCCTCCAGCACCAGCGTGGCGCCAGCGAGGATCGCCGTCCCGAGATCCGAGAGGCTCGCGTCGAAGCCCAGCCCGAGCATGAAGAGCGACCGCGACCCGGGCTCCAGTCCGAACGCGCGCCGCTGCGTGTCCAGCACGGGCAGCAGCCCTGCGTGCGGGACGAGCACCCCCTTGGGCACGCCGGCGCTCCCGCTCGTGTACACCACGTACGCCAGCCCGGCGGGGAGCTGCGCCCGCGGCGAGTCGTGGCCACGCGCGACGAGCGTCGACGCCAGGCGCCCTGCGGCGAGGGACCACGTGGCCCCGCTGCGCCGGACGCACTCTTCCTGGTAGCGACGCGGCCACCGCGGACAGAGCAGGAGCGGACACGCCCCGACCTTGAAGAGCGCGACCAGGTCCGCCACGCGCAGGACGTCGCGCCCCCCTCCCAACGCGACGAGCGCTCCCTCGGAGACGCCCGCCTCGCGCAACGTCGCCATGACCTGGACCACGCGTGCGGACAGCTGCCCATAGAGGTAGGCGCGGCCACGATCCAACACGGCCACGCGCGCGGCGTGCTGGGTGAGAGCTCGCTCCAGCCGCTGCCCCAGCTCGTTCAACCAGCCACCTCCAGGTCCCAGGACGCGGCCACGTACGCGTTCGACGCGTCGCCGCGGCTGCGGTCGTCCACCTGCGGGGCCCCCCGCCGCAAGCGCATGTCCGACAGCGCGACGAAGCGCAGGTCCACGCTGAAGCGCGTCTCCGATTCGTCGTGGGGCGTCGGCCCGTGCAGCTGCGCACCAGCAAAGAGCAGCCGCCCGGCGCGAGGCAGGGCCGGGACCCACGCAGGCCGGGGCGGGACGCCCAGCAGGCGCGGATACGCGGCTGGCGAACGCGGGACTCCGCTCTGGAAGCCCCCCTGCGCTTGGAAGACGCCATGATCGAAGCGCTCCGAGTCGTTGCGCAGCGGCCACCGCAACAGGTCGGGGAAGAGCGACAGCCCGTCCAGCCGGCCCACGGCCCGGAGCGGCACCCAAAGGTTGATCTGCGCGCGCGGGTTGGCGTACCACGTGTCGCGATGGAGCGCGTAGGCGTCGCGTGTGCCGAGCGCGCGGTGCCCTCCCGGAGCCACCCCACGAAGGCGGATGCGGTCCACGAGAAACCCCGGCCCCGTGACGCCCAGCTCGGCCAAGAGCGCGCGTCCGATGCGCGTGGCTCCCGCGTCGGCGTCGAGCGCCGCGCGGGCGCGGGTGAGCGCCTGAAAGAACGCAGCGTCGTCCCGCCCATGGTGAGCGTGCTCGACCTGTCCATCGAAGGCGGCCGCCACGAGACCCCTCACCGTGCCCACCAGCGCCTCGCTCGTCGCGCTGGGCGGCAGCACGAGACACGCGCCTGCGTGGATGGCGCGGCGCTGCGCCAGGCCCATGCGGTGTGGGCGGGGCTCGTTGGCACCCTGTGTTTCGGGGGCGCCGAGCATGCGCGTGGGAACCGTCACGCGCGCTCCCCCCCGCGCTCGGGCCGCTTCGCGAGCAAGATCCACCGCCCCGCGTCGGCCGGGTACCCCACCTCCGCCGGGGCGACGGGACGCACGATGTCGAAGCCCGCGGCGCGCAGCAGGGCGTCCAGCTCTTCGCGCGAAAACAGACGTGTCTCGCCTGTGGATACGCGCCGGATGCCAGCGGGCGCGCTGAAGGTCCAGCGGTCCACCAGCATCCCACGCGCCTCGTCCAGCGTCGCCTCGCGCACCGCCATCAGCGAGCCATCAGGGGTGTCGCGCGCGCGCACGGTGCGTGGTCGGAAATGAGCCCGAACACGGTCCACGTCAGGGTAGTCGAGGGCAAACCGCCCCCCGGGCTTCAGCGCCGCGTACGCGGCGCGCAACATGGCGAGGTTGCGCGTGTCGTCCTCGACGTACCCGAAGCTCGTGTACCAATTGATGGCGGCGTGGCAGGGCGCCCTGGGGACGTACACGAAGGCGTCTCCCGACTCGAAGCGCGCCGTCGCGCTGCTCTCGGTCGGTAGGCTGGCGGTGCGGGCGCGGGCGCGCGTGATGTAGCCACGGGCGCCATCGACCCCCTCGACGTGCACCCCGCGCGCGACCAGAGGCAACGCCACGCGACCATCGCCGCAACACTGGTCGAAGACACGATCGCCCGGGCGCAGCCCCAGGACGCGCATCAAGCCGGTCGTGCGCGCCTCCGTCTCACACGACCGCTCGTCCCGGAGCCAGAGCGCCGCGAAGTCCTCGTCGAAGAAGTCCGTCCACCAGCCCGCGCCAGCCGTGATGCGACGAGGTGCGGTCACGCGAGCAGCTCCGACTCCAGCAGCGCGGTCGTCAGGAGCCACATCAGCGGTCCCTCCCATGCGCGGCGCTCGGCCAACGTCGCGGTGCGCAGCCGCTCGAGCGTGCGCGCCACAGCCGCGCGGTCCACGAAGGCTGGCGCGCGAGCGCCCGTCAACGTGGCCTGCGCCAGATCGAACAGGGGGCCCGGGCGCTCGGCCAGCAGCATGGGCGAGGCGAAGAAGGGCTGCTTGCGCCGCGCGCGCGCGGCGTCGGGCAACGTGCCGGTGAGCGCTTCGCGCAGCGGCCACTTCTCGACGCCCTGGTACACGAACGCGCTCGGGGAGAACGCGGCGCAGGCGCGCTGGACCTCACGATCCAGGAACGGGGGCCGGGCCTCCACGCCATGCGCCAGCTCGACCGCGTCGCCCAGCGTCGACAGGATGTATCGCTCGAACGCGCTCGCGCGCCACCACGCACGCGAGCGCTCGAGCACGTCGTCCGCAGGCGCGAGCGGGCTGATGGCGGCCGTCCCTTCGCCCGACCCGCACACGTCGAAGGCGGATGGCTTCGCTTCGTTCACGTCCACACGGTCGACCGCTCGCGCCCACCGCCCCAGCGCCTCGCGCGCGTTGCTGACGAAGTCGCCGAATCGCCCCAGCGCGTGGATGCGCGCGCCCAACGCCAGCTTCGCGGACACGAAGCTCGGCAGCCCTTCGGTCAGCGCGCCCCAGAGGTCCGAAGACACGCCCGCGCATGCGGGCGGACCGGTCTCGGCCAGCATGGCGCCACCGAGCGCGGCGCGCTGCTGGTCCGTCGGCGCGAGCCCTGCGTCGACGAGGAAGTGAGGGTAGCCGAAGGCCACCTCGTCCGCGCCCTCGCCACACAGCAGGACTCTGTGACCTGCCCGCGCCACGGCCCGAGCCAGCGCCCACTTGCCCACGACATGCGCGTTGATGGCGCTGCCCTCGGCGTCACGCGTCACACGCGGCAGCAGGTCCGCGAGCGCCACCGCGTCCAAGGCCACCTCGTGGTGCGGCGCCTCGAACCGACGCGCCGTGTCCGCAGCGAGTGCCCACTCGCACTGCAGGTCACCCGCGAAGCGGACCGTGAAGGCCGGCGGGGCTACCCCGCGTGCCCTCGTCGCCAGCGCGAGCACGGCGCTCGAGTCGAGCCCCCCGCTGAGCGCGCACGCGAACGACACCTCGTCCGGAATGCGCACGCGGACGGCCTCGTCGAGCGCGGCGCGCAGCTGCGCGTGGGCCGCCGTCGCCAGGCGCGTGACGCGCCTCGGAGCCACCTGTGCCTCGCGTGCGTCGGCCGGCCCCGAGCGCGTCACACCACCGAGCGCACTGTCGGCCCACGCTCGAGCAAGGGACCGTACACGAACTCCGTCGCGTTCGGCGAGCCACACGGCGCCTGCGGCCAACGGCGTGATGCCCGCGAACAGCGTCTCGGAAGGACCGGGGTACTGCAGCGCGGCCGCGCGGGAGAGCGCGTCCGCGGAGAAGCCAGGGGCGTGCCCTGCGGCGAAGAGCGCACGCGCCGTGCTCGCCAAGCGCAGCGTGGTCCCGGAGCGAGCGAGGTAGAGAGGCCGCACGCCGTCGCGATCACGTGCCGCGACCAGGCGACGACGCGTCACGTCGTACAGGACGCATGCGAACTCGCCGCGCAGGCCATCGGCGAATTCAGCGCCCAGCTCCTCGTACAGATGCACCAGCAGCTCGGCGTCGCAGCGCGTGCGCAGCCGGTGCCCGCGAGCCTCCAGTCCCGCGCGTAGCCCGGCCGTGTCGTACAGCTCGCCATTCAACATCGCGACGACGCTGCCGTCCTCGTTGGCGATCGGCTGCGCGCCCCCCGTGACGTCGACGATGGCGAGCCGCGCGTGTCCGAGAGCCACGTCTCGGGCCGCCGACCACCACTGCCCGGACCCGTCGGGTCCGCGGGAGCGCAGCGCGTCGACCCCCGCGTCGAGCGCCCCACGCGACAGCGGCGCGACGGGATCCCAGAGGGCGATCAAGCCGCACATGCGCGCCCGTCGCAAGCGAGGAGAGGCTTGGACGCGGACTCCCCGACGACGCGTCCCCGCGCGTCTGCCGCGCCGCGCGTGAGCAGCGCGTGAAAGCGCTCGTAGGAGTGGACCTCGCCCAGCCACGCGCCGACGTCCACGGAAGGGTCCGCCAGCTCCTCGGCAGCCCGCTCGAAGGGCGCATAGGACACGGCGCGCACCGTCAAGTCGCGCTGCACCCAACGCGCGACGTCCACTGCCAGAGGCCGCGCCGGTCGGCTCTTCAACACGAGGGTACCAGCCGGGCGCAGCGCGTCGACCAACGCCGCCACCCCACCGGGACCGACTCGGGTCTCGATGCCCAGGTCGAAGCGCTCTCCGGCGGGCGGGGCGATTGCACATGTGACGTCGGTGAACCCCGCGCGGCGCAGCACGAATTCCGTGAGCGTCGCGATGCGTCCTTCTCCGACGAGCAGCGTGCGTGCGTGGGGAGCGAGCCCTGCGTGCGCCACCGCCAGCGCCGCGGCGTAAGGCTCCAAGAAGGCCGCGACGCGCGGGTCGCCCACCCCGGGCAACGGCACGCAAGCCCGCAGCGGCACCACGGCCTCCTCCGCGAACACCCCATCGACGGCGACCCCCAGCATGCGAGCATTCGGGCAGTGCTGCGGGCGCGAGCTCGCGCACGACGGACACACGCCGCACCCGAGGAAGGGGTGGAACGCCACCAACGTCCCGCGCTCGAAGGCCTCCGCGTGCGCTGCGCTCGGGTCGGTCCCCGCGCTCAGCCCGACGATCCTTCCGGCCGCCTCGTGCCCCAATACACGATCGACCGCACATGGCAGCTGTCCGCGCGCTGCGTAGACGTCCGTGCGACACAGCCCCGCCACGAGGAGCCGCACGCGCGCCCAGCCGGGCTCCCGGGGCAGCGGCGGGCGCGGGCGCACGCGCAGGGCCGCCCCTTCGGACGTGCGCACGATCGCACACATGGTCTCTCTCGGCGAGGTCATGCTGGCTACGTGCCCGGTCCGGGGG is a window from the Sandaracinaceae bacterium genome containing:
- a CDS encoding class I SAM-dependent methyltransferase yields the protein MTAPRRITAGAGWWTDFFDEDFAALWLRDERSCETEARTTGLMRVLGLRPGDRVFDQCCGDGRVALPLVARGVHVEGVDGARGYITRARARTASLPTESSATARFESGDAFVYVPRAPCHAAINWYTSFGYVEDDTRNLAMLRAAYAALKPGGRFALDYPDVDRVRAHFRPRTVRARDTPDGSLMAVREATLDEARGMLVDRWTFSAPAGIRRVSTGETRLFSREELDALLRAAGFDIVRPVAPAEVGYPADAGRWILLAKRPERGGERA
- the asnB gene encoding asparagine synthase (glutamine-hydrolyzing), whose protein sequence is MCGLIALWDPVAPLSRGALDAGVDALRSRGPDGSGQWWSAARDVALGHARLAIVDVTGGAQPIANEDGSVVAMLNGELYDTAGLRAGLEARGHRLRTRCDAELLVHLYEELGAEFADGLRGEFACVLYDVTRRRLVAARDRDGVRPLYLARSGTTLRLASTARALFAAGHAPGFSADALSRAAALQYPGPSETLFAGITPLAAGAVWLAERDGVRVRSLARAWADSALGGVTRSGPADAREAQVAPRRVTRLATAAHAQLRAALDEAVRVRIPDEVSFACALSGGLDSSAVLALATRARGVAPPAFTVRFAGDLQCEWALAADTARRFEAPHHEVALDAVALADLLPRVTRDAEGSAINAHVVGKWALARAVARAGHRVLLCGEGADEVAFGYPHFLVDAGLAPTDQQRAALGGAMLAETGPPACAGVSSDLWGALTEGLPSFVSAKLALGARIHALGRFGDFVSNAREALGRWARAVDRVDVNEAKPSAFDVCGSGEGTAAISPLAPADDVLERSRAWWRASAFERYILSTLGDAVELAHGVEARPPFLDREVQRACAAFSPSAFVYQGVEKWPLREALTGTLPDAARARRKQPFFASPMLLAERPGPLFDLAQATLTGARAPAFVDRAAVARTLERLRTATLAERRAWEGPLMWLLTTALLESELLA
- a CDS encoding alcohol dehydrogenase catalytic domain-containing protein, which translates into the protein MTSPRETMCAIVRTSEGAALRVRPRPPLPREPGWARVRLLVAGLCRTDVYAARGQLPCAVDRVLGHEAAGRIVGLSAGTDPSAAHAEAFERGTLVAFHPFLGCGVCPSCASSRPQHCPNARMLGVAVDGVFAEEAVVPLRACVPLPGVGDPRVAAFLEPYAAALAVAHAGLAPHARTLLVGEGRIATLTEFVLRRAGFTDVTCAIAPPAGERFDLGIETRVGPGGVAALVDALRPAGTLVLKSRPARPLAVDVARWVQRDLTVRAVSYAPFERAAEELADPSVDVGAWLGEVHSYERFHALLTRGAADARGRVVGESASKPLLACDGRACAA